A genomic window from Brevibacillus agri includes:
- a CDS encoding citrate synthase/methylcitrate synthase yields MTKQHPLAIGLDGIAVAETDLSLVDGINGLLVYRGHWARDLAIHHTFEEVAHLLWFGHMPSEQELTELKNKLKANRELPEHVKGILKLIPADVDMMSVLRTGVSALGSSSHGFPPTIDEVIALAAKMPTIVAYRFACLEGREPLDPNPELDHTANYLYMLKGEKPNPAHVRALDAYLILTQEHGMNASTFAGRVVSSTESDLISAVTAAIGTLKGPLHGGAPSEVTEMIEAIGTKENAEPWIRNKLENGGRLMGFGHRVYKTVDPRATALRVVASELSANDPWFDLATHVEKVGLQLLEEYKPGRKLNTNVEFFAAAVMRAVGLDDNLFTPTFAVSRVVGWTAHILEQAAKNRIIRPQSNYIGTMPE; encoded by the coding sequence ATGACAAAACAACATCCTTTGGCAATTGGTCTGGATGGAATCGCCGTAGCAGAAACAGACCTGAGCCTGGTCGATGGAATTAACGGACTGCTTGTTTACCGCGGGCATTGGGCACGCGATCTCGCTATTCATCACACATTTGAAGAAGTCGCACACCTGCTCTGGTTCGGACATATGCCAAGCGAGCAGGAGCTTACAGAATTGAAGAACAAGCTCAAAGCAAACCGCGAACTGCCGGAACATGTCAAAGGAATCCTGAAGCTGATTCCGGCAGATGTCGATATGATGAGCGTGCTGCGCACGGGTGTTTCCGCTCTGGGCAGTTCCTCCCACGGCTTCCCGCCAACCATTGATGAGGTCATCGCGCTGGCAGCGAAAATGCCGACGATTGTCGCGTACCGCTTCGCCTGTCTGGAAGGCCGCGAGCCGCTCGACCCGAATCCGGAGCTGGATCACACGGCAAACTACCTGTACATGTTAAAAGGGGAAAAGCCGAATCCGGCTCATGTGCGGGCGCTGGATGCGTACCTGATTTTGACGCAGGAGCACGGCATGAATGCCTCTACCTTCGCAGGCCGCGTCGTCAGCTCTACAGAGTCTGACCTGATTTCTGCGGTTACGGCGGCCATCGGCACCTTGAAAGGTCCTCTGCACGGTGGCGCTCCGTCCGAAGTGACCGAGATGATCGAAGCGATCGGCACGAAGGAAAACGCGGAGCCGTGGATTCGCAACAAGCTGGAAAACGGCGGCCGCCTGATGGGATTCGGACACCGCGTCTACAAAACCGTCGACCCGCGGGCAACCGCTTTGCGCGTCGTCGCTTCCGAGCTGTCGGCCAACGATCCGTGGTTTGACCTCGCGACACACGTAGAAAAGGTCGGCCTGCAACTGCTGGAAGAATACAAGCCAGGCCGCAAGCTCAATACAAACGTCGAGTTCTTTGCCGCCGCAGTGATGCGCGCGGTAGGGCTGGACGACAACCTGTTCACGCCGACGTTCGCCGTCAGCCGCGTGGTTGGCTGGACCGCTCACATTTTGGAGCAAGCCGCGAAAAACCGGATCATCCGTCCTCAATCGAATTACATCGGCACCATGCCGGAATAA
- a CDS encoding MFS transporter: MMSMLVSQTKPKANPQSPQSASLWRNRPFLVLFCTSTLLACGSKVYELALPLILYDMTQSPVAMTTMKSIEFLPNLLLAMFIGVWVDRFSKKRWSQWMVFGQMVLLFLLYGLSAAGQAQIMHYYVAGFLLMALHYGFQNARVSMLKQVVPTPLLTSANARFSFMTTFIEIMGPALTGFILLLASLHAGLLITGFAYLLAFVAISFLEKTDTPPAPKTGFWQELKAGWIELLRNQALWRISLLVIFLNATSGMYDAMIIFFAKDQLRLDTSTLGLVLSAAGLGGLVGSSAVASLRRRFPIGQLMGTTILLLGFSYLLMVFASSTWLLCLSLFLTGLISTVENVCIWTFRQETTPAHLIGRISGITGSIFKLGIVFSIYGSGFMTVSFGPWAVFLAAAVGNGLIFLLYRKLALWRLA; the protein is encoded by the coding sequence ATGATGTCCATGCTGGTCAGCCAAACAAAACCGAAGGCCAATCCGCAATCGCCGCAGAGCGCCTCGCTCTGGCGCAACCGGCCGTTTCTCGTCCTGTTTTGCACCTCGACTTTGCTCGCTTGCGGCAGCAAAGTGTACGAACTCGCCTTGCCGCTTATTTTGTACGACATGACCCAGTCACCCGTAGCGATGACGACGATGAAAAGCATCGAGTTTTTGCCCAATTTGCTGCTCGCCATGTTCATTGGCGTATGGGTCGACCGCTTTTCCAAAAAGCGCTGGTCGCAATGGATGGTGTTCGGGCAAATGGTGCTGCTGTTTTTGCTGTACGGCTTGTCAGCGGCGGGCCAGGCCCAGATCATGCACTACTACGTGGCCGGATTTTTGCTGATGGCCCTGCACTACGGCTTTCAAAATGCCCGGGTCAGCATGCTCAAGCAGGTTGTCCCCACACCGCTGCTCACCTCGGCAAACGCCCGCTTTTCCTTCATGACTACGTTCATCGAGATCATGGGTCCGGCGCTCACGGGCTTTATCCTGCTGCTCGCCAGCCTGCACGCGGGTTTGTTGATTACAGGCTTCGCCTATTTGCTGGCTTTTGTCGCCATCTCGTTTCTGGAAAAGACCGATACGCCCCCGGCGCCAAAAACAGGCTTCTGGCAGGAGCTGAAGGCCGGCTGGATCGAGCTTTTGCGCAATCAGGCGCTGTGGCGCATCAGCCTGCTCGTCATTTTTCTCAACGCGACTTCCGGCATGTACGACGCGATGATTATTTTCTTTGCCAAAGACCAGTTGCGGCTGGACACGTCTACGCTCGGGCTGGTTCTGTCCGCGGCCGGTCTCGGCGGCCTTGTTGGCAGCTCGGCGGTAGCCTCCCTGCGGCGGCGCTTTCCGATTGGGCAGTTGATGGGCACGACGATTTTGTTGCTCGGCTTCTCCTACCTGCTCATGGTTTTTGCCAGCAGTACGTGGTTGCTCTGTCTGTCGCTGTTTCTCACCGGGCTGATTTCTACCGTTGAAAATGTGTGCATCTGGACGTTTCGCCAGGAGACTACCCCGGCCCATTTGATCGGGCGGATCAGCGGCATTACCGGCTCCATCTTCAAGCTGGGCATCGTCTTTTCCATCTACGGCTCCGGCTTCATGACGGTATCGTTCGGCCCGTGGGCGGTATTTCTCGCCGCAGCCGTCGGCAATGGGCTGATTTTTTTGCTCTATCGCAAGCTCGCCCTGTGGCGGCTGGCATGA
- a CDS encoding DUF6583 family protein — protein sequence METTTNVNPPRKSLKKPLLIAGAAAVVILGGLGTAYAKFDLFKSAKTIYLQSEAESMLKFSSDMSKAYGEYEDYMKPYLEKPVHSTTELSDITVDAALPDPQAQKVLELLKSAKIVMQSNIDEQKNQQQGNFEVHLKDKKLATIEYFLNDTQFGFRLPEFYSKYGYMDLKDRDALNQKFGQELPKRFLTYRDLMEAVRISQDEVKSTLTPYAMLYAESIKDSQVTINKDASFTEEGFKESAREITVTFTEEEAKALATKLAEKAKADQKLFDLIYTRYHNVSTLMADSGYAVEEISKEEFKKNYDQGFDDLLKDINDSTTESKEQLKMVVLVDGDHQILSRKLMFTGKDNKEEQLFFSGIAYQKGADRFYRYALHNPEDPKNGELSYTYKATEQNGKTNGKLSVMVKDNEQPALDLATTFESVKEGQKVTGKYDFALVVADEYSEPVALNGNITVSETTTDNGRDSDGSVKINFDNPTPDMPKGFSLKVKSKQEFGKALEIPAMTADNAINLANLTDEQMMEIQQEAGTAAQKFMQENAELVQQFMMP from the coding sequence ATGGAAACCACAACAAACGTGAACCCGCCACGCAAAAGCTTGAAAAAGCCGCTGTTAATTGCCGGAGCGGCTGCTGTCGTAATTTTGGGCGGGCTTGGAACAGCCTACGCCAAATTCGACTTGTTCAAAAGCGCGAAAACGATCTACCTGCAATCCGAAGCTGAGAGCATGCTGAAGTTCTCATCTGACATGTCCAAGGCTTATGGGGAATACGAAGACTACATGAAGCCATATCTGGAAAAACCTGTCCACTCCACTACGGAGCTGTCTGACATTACAGTAGATGCTGCCCTCCCGGACCCGCAAGCCCAGAAGGTACTCGAACTGTTGAAAAGTGCAAAAATTGTGATGCAAAGCAACATCGACGAGCAAAAAAACCAGCAGCAAGGCAACTTCGAAGTCCATCTCAAGGACAAGAAGCTGGCTACTATTGAATATTTCCTGAACGACACCCAGTTCGGTTTCCGTCTGCCTGAGTTTTACTCCAAGTATGGCTATATGGATTTGAAAGACCGCGATGCGCTCAACCAAAAGTTCGGCCAAGAGCTGCCGAAGCGCTTCCTCACTTATCGTGACCTGATGGAAGCTGTCCGCATCAGCCAGGATGAAGTGAAAAGCACGCTGACGCCTTACGCGATGCTGTACGCGGAATCGATCAAGGACAGCCAGGTGACCATCAACAAGGACGCTTCCTTCACGGAAGAAGGCTTCAAGGAAAGCGCGCGTGAAATCACCGTAACCTTTACCGAAGAAGAAGCGAAAGCCCTCGCAACGAAGCTCGCGGAGAAGGCAAAAGCGGACCAAAAGCTGTTTGACCTGATCTACACCCGCTACCACAATGTTTCGACATTGATGGCTGACAGCGGCTACGCCGTAGAGGAAATTTCTAAGGAAGAATTCAAGAAAAACTACGACCAAGGCTTCGACGACTTGCTGAAAGACATCAACGACTCCACTACAGAAAGCAAGGAACAGCTCAAAATGGTCGTGCTCGTAGACGGCGATCACCAAATTCTGTCCCGCAAGCTGATGTTTACCGGGAAAGACAACAAGGAAGAGCAACTGTTCTTCAGCGGCATCGCTTACCAAAAAGGCGCAGACAGATTCTATCGCTACGCCCTGCACAATCCGGAAGACCCGAAAAACGGCGAGCTGTCCTACACGTACAAAGCGACCGAGCAAAACGGCAAAACAAACGGCAAGCTGAGCGTGATGGTCAAAGACAACGAGCAGCCTGCTCTGGATCTGGCTACCACGTTCGAATCCGTGAAGGAAGGCCAAAAAGTAACAGGCAAATACGACTTCGCTCTCGTCGTAGCGGATGAATACTCCGAGCCAGTCGCTTTGAACGGGAACATCACTGTATCCGAAACGACGACAGACAACGGCCGCGATTCCGATGGCAGCGTGAAAATCAACTTCGACAATCCGACTCCTGACATGCCAAAAGGATTCAGCCTGAAAGTGAAGTCCAAGCAAGAATTCGGAAAAGCGCTGGAGATTCCGGCGATGACGGCTGATAATGCCATCAACCTCGCAAACCTTACCGACGAGCAAATGATGGAAATTCAGCAGGAAGCAGGAACCGCAGCGCAAAAATTCATGCAGGAAAACGCCGAGCTGGTGCAGCAATTCATGATGCCGTAA
- a CDS encoding LysR family transcriptional regulator, with protein sequence MDFRVLQTFLVAATTENFHQTAEALFIAQPTVSQHIRQLEKELGIKLFERVGKRVRLTAAGKRYLPHAKGLLEQWHHSMEDLQAWRQGYREKLQVAVSPIIARARFSHLLHRFTRQYPDVDISIKIADSVEIGPLVQSGQVDLGLTRMVPGEFQLDTYMLYEDPVVFAVPHSGGDIDAPLPDWEQEVQSNRLLTHNHPGYWDELLLLLRQRGLALRTMAVSQVDITKRFIEDGLGVSFLPRSAVSRDLFENRFIELPTPGLVLPKVASYLLVPKAGISEPAKHFMEILQALYPPMSPVMQGGSKA encoded by the coding sequence GTGGACTTTCGCGTGCTGCAAACGTTTCTGGTGGCGGCTACAACCGAAAATTTTCATCAGACGGCTGAGGCGTTGTTTATCGCTCAGCCCACTGTCAGCCAACATATCCGGCAATTGGAAAAGGAGCTGGGGATCAAGCTGTTTGAACGCGTCGGCAAGCGCGTTCGGCTGACGGCAGCAGGCAAGCGCTATCTGCCGCATGCAAAAGGGCTTTTGGAACAGTGGCACCACAGCATGGAGGATTTGCAGGCGTGGCGCCAAGGGTATCGGGAAAAGCTCCAGGTGGCAGTCTCGCCGATCATTGCCCGTGCCCGCTTCTCCCATTTGCTTCACCGTTTTACCAGGCAGTATCCCGATGTCGACATCTCGATCAAAATTGCCGACTCCGTCGAGATCGGCCCGCTGGTTCAGAGTGGACAAGTAGACCTGGGACTGACCCGGATGGTGCCCGGAGAGTTCCAGTTGGACACGTACATGCTGTACGAGGACCCGGTTGTATTTGCGGTACCGCACAGCGGCGGGGACATAGACGCACCGCTGCCCGATTGGGAGCAGGAGGTGCAGTCCAACCGTTTGCTGACCCACAATCACCCGGGCTACTGGGACGAGCTGCTGCTGCTTTTGCGCCAGAGAGGGCTGGCCTTGCGCACGATGGCTGTCTCGCAGGTGGACATTACCAAACGCTTCATTGAAGACGGGCTTGGCGTCTCTTTTTTGCCACGTTCGGCCGTGAGCCGGGATTTGTTCGAAAATCGCTTTATCGAGCTGCCTACGCCGGGACTTGTGTTGCCAAAGGTCGCCTCCTACCTGCTCGTGCCCAAAGCCGGGATCAGCGAGCCTGCGAAGCACTTCATGGAGATTTTGCAGGCGCTGTATCCGCCGATGTCTCCGGTCATGCAAGGAGGAAGCAAGGCATAG
- a CDS encoding cupin domain-containing protein — protein sequence MKRFRFDRQAGKEIERFDSVSAVFSRIVRTDEPVSIGCIHLQAGGVVGYHPAVCPQLFLVVSGEGWVRGEDDQRIPIQAGQAAFWETGEGHESGTESGMTAIVIEGERLDPQSFMPLLEA from the coding sequence ATGAAGCGTTTCCGGTTCGACAGACAGGCAGGCAAGGAGATCGAACGTTTTGATTCTGTCAGCGCTGTGTTTTCCCGTATCGTGCGCACAGACGAGCCAGTGTCCATCGGCTGCATTCATCTGCAGGCTGGCGGAGTAGTGGGCTACCATCCGGCTGTTTGCCCGCAGCTTTTTCTCGTGGTCAGCGGAGAAGGCTGGGTGCGGGGAGAGGATGACCAGCGCATTCCGATTCAGGCGGGACAGGCGGCTTTTTGGGAGACGGGAGAAGGGCACGAATCGGGAACCGAGTCCGGCATGACGGCGATCGTCATCGAAGGCGAGCGGCTCGATCCGCAAAGTTTCATGCCGCTCTTGGAAGCATAG
- a CDS encoding methyl-accepting chemotaxis protein produces the protein MKIRTKFILAFGVILAIMFSSGTYMYIHTKTLKAAYEEMLDDGDLLTDLREMQFTITGRNNDERGYLLTGDEEFREELKEKAGKVEALFQKMNEYEDITAKQKETLQKAQQLYEAYLAASNKAVEALDQGKREEALSHHFGIERQSRKTLDSTVSGLMEDVRQEKEADTQELAAQEAVSVNIQIAFSVAGFLIAFVIGGLLVRAIIRPLNRVNAQLAAIADGEGDLTHELTVSSNDEIGQLAASFNRMLANLRQLVSLIRGHAQQVAAAAEQLTASSEQTSKATEQIAETIQEMAAGADTQSHQVEEGDKEVQEMAAGIERIAARAQNVSAAAMNASELATGGTRTVQLAVEQMNGVGETMEQLAHAVSGLGSRSEQIGQIVEVITQIAGQTNLLALNAAIEAARAGEQGRGFAVVADEVRKLAEQASASAQEITQLVTAIRAETLEAVSSMQKGSQEVAAGMEGVAQAGEVFSHIRDAVVGVANDVENVSAASRVLTESTGKVASSMELIASVTQTAVTRTLDVSAATEQQLASMQEIHSSAASLANLAEDLEKLISRFKA, from the coding sequence ATGAAGATTAGAACGAAATTTATTCTCGCTTTTGGCGTGATTTTGGCCATCATGTTTAGCTCAGGTACATATATGTATATTCATACGAAAACATTGAAAGCTGCTTATGAAGAAATGCTCGATGACGGGGACCTTTTGACCGACTTGCGGGAGATGCAGTTTACGATCACGGGCCGAAACAATGACGAGCGCGGGTATTTGCTCACCGGAGACGAGGAATTTCGCGAGGAACTGAAGGAAAAGGCGGGCAAAGTGGAAGCCTTGTTCCAAAAAATGAACGAGTATGAGGACATTACCGCCAAGCAAAAAGAGACGCTGCAAAAAGCGCAGCAGCTATACGAGGCATATTTGGCGGCGAGCAACAAAGCGGTAGAAGCGCTTGACCAAGGCAAGCGGGAAGAGGCGCTGAGCCATCATTTCGGCATCGAGCGCCAATCGCGGAAGACGCTCGACTCGACGGTGAGCGGACTGATGGAGGACGTGCGCCAGGAAAAAGAGGCGGACACGCAGGAGCTGGCAGCGCAGGAAGCTGTGTCTGTGAACATTCAGATTGCGTTTAGTGTCGCGGGCTTTCTCATCGCTTTCGTAATCGGGGGACTGCTGGTTCGGGCGATCATTCGTCCGCTGAACCGGGTGAATGCCCAGCTTGCGGCCATAGCGGACGGAGAAGGCGACCTGACCCATGAGCTTACGGTATCATCCAACGATGAGATCGGACAGTTAGCTGCGTCGTTCAATCGGATGCTGGCGAATCTGCGCCAGCTCGTTTCGCTCATTCGCGGGCACGCCCAGCAGGTAGCGGCGGCGGCAGAGCAGTTGACGGCCAGCTCGGAGCAGACGAGCAAAGCGACCGAGCAGATCGCAGAAACGATTCAGGAAATGGCAGCAGGTGCGGACACACAGTCGCATCAAGTAGAAGAGGGCGACAAGGAAGTGCAGGAAATGGCTGCGGGCATCGAGCGTATTGCCGCCCGCGCCCAAAACGTTTCCGCTGCCGCGATGAACGCCTCAGAGCTGGCTACTGGCGGAACCCGGACGGTTCAGCTTGCGGTGGAGCAGATGAATGGCGTAGGCGAGACTATGGAGCAGCTTGCGCATGCAGTCAGCGGACTGGGAAGCCGTTCCGAGCAAATCGGGCAAATTGTCGAGGTCATCACGCAAATCGCTGGTCAGACGAACCTGCTGGCGCTCAATGCCGCGATCGAGGCGGCACGGGCGGGTGAGCAGGGCAGAGGCTTTGCGGTTGTCGCCGATGAAGTGCGAAAGCTGGCCGAGCAGGCTTCCGCGTCCGCTCAGGAGATCACGCAACTGGTTACGGCCATACGCGCAGAGACGCTCGAAGCAGTCTCGTCCATGCAAAAAGGCTCGCAAGAAGTGGCGGCCGGGATGGAGGGCGTAGCGCAGGCAGGCGAAGTCTTTTCGCATATTCGCGATGCCGTTGTCGGCGTGGCAAACGACGTGGAAAATGTCTCGGCCGCTTCCCGCGTCCTGACCGAGAGCACAGGAAAAGTCGCGTCGTCGATGGAACTGATCGCCTCCGTCACGCAAACGGCCGTGACACGGACGCTGGATGTGTCCGCCGCCACCGAACAGCAGTTGGCCTCCATGCAGGAAATCCACTCTTCGGCGGCCTCGCTGGCCAATCTCGCAGAGGATTTGGAGAAGTTAATCAGCCGTTTCAAGGCGTGA
- the clpP gene encoding ATP-dependent Clp endopeptidase proteolytic subunit ClpP, producing the protein MNLIPVVVEQTSYGERSYDIYSRLLKDRIIFLGSAIDDQVANAVVAQLLFLAAEDPKKDIHLYINSPGGSVTAGMAIIDTMQFVAPDVSTICTGMAASMGAMLLVAGAPGKRYALPNAEVMIHQPWGGSQGQASDIKIAAERILKHRSMLYSIISERTGKPVEKIEKDADRDYFMSAAEALEYGLIDKVIEKL; encoded by the coding sequence ATGAATCTGATTCCGGTAGTGGTGGAGCAGACGAGTTATGGAGAGCGTTCGTACGATATTTACTCCCGTTTGCTGAAAGACCGCATCATTTTTCTGGGCAGCGCCATTGACGACCAGGTTGCGAATGCGGTGGTGGCCCAACTGCTGTTTCTTGCGGCGGAAGACCCGAAAAAAGACATCCATCTGTACATCAACTCGCCTGGCGGCTCGGTGACAGCGGGAATGGCGATCATCGACACGATGCAGTTCGTCGCCCCGGACGTGTCCACAATTTGCACGGGAATGGCGGCCTCCATGGGCGCGATGCTGCTGGTAGCGGGAGCGCCGGGCAAACGCTACGCCCTGCCAAACGCGGAAGTCATGATTCATCAGCCGTGGGGCGGCAGCCAGGGGCAGGCGAGCGACATCAAGATCGCCGCAGAGCGAATCCTCAAGCATCGCAGCATGCTCTACTCGATTATCTCGGAGCGTACAGGCAAGCCAGTCGAGAAAATCGAAAAAGATGCCGACCGCGACTACTTCATGTCGGCAGCCGAAGCGCTTGAATACGGCTTGATTGATAAAGTAATCGAAAAGCTGTAG
- a CDS encoding winged helix-turn-helix domain-containing protein — MAHEQLETYVVETPEQAMALLNPLRAEILSRLVEPASAAEVARGINEIPQRVNYHLKALEKVGLVRRVGSRQVRNLVEVLYLAIARTYVLSEGLNWANDTVQQMKDQGALSHLIHTAERIKRDALFLLERSDQEKEIPSATLDTSIRLASAEERSAFVEEYVQLVNQLVKKYQTAAQGQETYQVILAVYPKEGGDQS; from the coding sequence GTGGCGCACGAACAGCTTGAAACGTATGTTGTCGAGACGCCGGAGCAGGCGATGGCGCTGTTGAATCCGCTCAGGGCGGAGATTTTGAGCCGACTGGTGGAGCCTGCTTCAGCGGCAGAAGTGGCGCGGGGAATCAACGAGATTCCACAGCGCGTCAATTATCACCTGAAGGCTTTGGAAAAAGTCGGGCTGGTCAGACGGGTGGGAAGTCGGCAAGTCCGCAATCTGGTCGAGGTGCTGTATTTGGCAATCGCCCGGACTTACGTGCTCTCCGAAGGGCTGAACTGGGCGAACGACACGGTGCAGCAGATGAAGGACCAGGGGGCTTTGTCGCATTTGATCCATACGGCGGAGCGGATCAAGCGCGATGCCCTGTTCTTGCTGGAGCGCTCGGATCAGGAAAAAGAAATTCCGAGTGCCACACTCGATACCAGCATTCGCCTCGCCAGCGCGGAGGAGCGGAGCGCTTTTGTCGAGGAATACGTGCAGTTGGTGAATCAGTTGGTCAAAAAGTATCAGACAGCAGCGCAGGGGCAGGAGACGTATCAGGTCATTCTCGCGGTTTATCCAAAAGAAGGAGGCGATCAGTCATGA
- a CDS encoding SgrR family transcriptional regulator — MQIVYHYLRLRQHFADRPEGEALEITLSELAEIFCCTVRNVKNILKQFSEQGWIEWMPGRGRGRGSRLVFVRSAEQIVIPLAKAHIQHGDLERAMQLLHESELSARGRERFFDWLSGQFGFRSQTVETRTLDTLRMAFYRTIPFLDPAFVNRRTESHMVRQIFDTLIRYDEKQNTYKPHLAHYWETNEDGTSWTFYLRKGVSFHHGRELTAHDVIWTLERVADPKTKSPYWWMLQDVVRMTALRDTVLQIELRRPNCLLPAYLASDRLSIVPWDVVQQKGEEYSRLPVGSGPFRLVENDEQMFVLEAFPTYFLGRAHLDRVEIWVVPPFDKRSEKFFATAKEVHFQTAWSMPKPLGRWQELKQVERGATYLAFNLNRQGPQQIPAFRQALDRILSRKQMIAELRGNRYGRAFSFFPEVAGVEPALAEQSCEKKRTAVMQSGYRGECLKLFTYEGAGNENNAEWVQRHLAECGVDVEVTVVPIEELKKPDVLRQADLVLAGEVFDEQWILGMVEFFRSDISFVRQLWSPALREQIDRELEQLMEEQSGECQQRRLRDIEQLLEQQSALLYLYHTRQHSVYNSALAGVSLNALGQANYKDIWFKQEHAAGTD; from the coding sequence ATGCAGATTGTTTATCATTACTTGCGCTTGCGCCAGCATTTTGCCGACAGGCCGGAGGGCGAGGCGCTGGAGATTACGTTGAGCGAGTTGGCCGAGATTTTTTGCTGTACGGTTCGCAATGTCAAAAACATTTTGAAGCAATTCTCGGAGCAAGGCTGGATTGAGTGGATGCCGGGCCGGGGGCGCGGGCGAGGATCGCGGCTCGTCTTCGTGCGCAGTGCGGAGCAGATCGTCATCCCGCTCGCCAAGGCGCATATCCAGCACGGCGACCTGGAGCGGGCCATGCAGCTTCTCCATGAGTCGGAGCTGTCTGCAAGGGGCAGGGAACGCTTTTTCGACTGGCTCTCCGGTCAGTTTGGCTTTCGCAGTCAAACAGTGGAAACGCGCACATTGGACACGCTGCGCATGGCCTTTTACCGGACAATTCCTTTTCTCGACCCGGCGTTTGTCAACCGACGGACCGAATCGCACATGGTCAGGCAAATTTTCGATACGCTCATTCGGTACGACGAGAAGCAAAACACGTACAAGCCGCACCTGGCCCATTACTGGGAGACGAATGAGGACGGGACGAGCTGGACGTTTTATTTGCGAAAAGGCGTGTCTTTCCATCACGGGCGCGAGCTTACGGCTCATGATGTGATCTGGACGCTGGAGCGGGTAGCTGACCCAAAGACGAAATCGCCGTATTGGTGGATGCTGCAGGATGTCGTGCGCATGACTGCGCTGCGGGACACCGTACTGCAAATCGAGCTGCGCCGCCCAAACTGTTTGCTGCCCGCCTATTTGGCCTCGGATCGGCTGTCCATCGTTCCTTGGGACGTGGTGCAGCAAAAAGGGGAAGAGTACAGCCGTCTGCCAGTCGGGAGCGGGCCTTTTCGCCTGGTGGAAAACGACGAGCAGATGTTTGTGCTGGAGGCATTTCCGACTTATTTTCTCGGGAGGGCCCATTTGGATCGGGTGGAAATCTGGGTGGTGCCGCCATTCGACAAGCGCAGCGAAAAATTTTTCGCCACAGCGAAAGAGGTGCACTTCCAGACAGCGTGGAGCATGCCGAAGCCGCTGGGCAGATGGCAGGAGCTGAAGCAGGTAGAGCGGGGAGCGACTTATCTCGCCTTTAACCTGAATCGGCAAGGACCGCAGCAAATTCCCGCTTTCCGCCAGGCGCTCGATCGCATCCTTTCGCGCAAGCAAATGATCGCGGAGCTGCGCGGAAATCGTTACGGGCGTGCCTTCAGCTTTTTCCCCGAGGTCGCCGGAGTGGAGCCAGCGTTAGCCGAGCAGAGCTGCGAGAAAAAACGGACTGCCGTCATGCAAAGCGGCTACCGCGGAGAGTGCTTGAAGCTGTTTACATACGAAGGAGCGGGAAACGAAAACAACGCGGAGTGGGTACAGCGGCATTTGGCGGAATGCGGCGTGGATGTAGAGGTGACTGTCGTGCCGATCGAGGAGTTGAAAAAGCCGGACGTGTTGCGGCAAGCCGATCTCGTTTTGGCGGGCGAAGTTTTTGATGAACAGTGGATTTTGGGCATGGTCGAGTTTTTCCGTTCGGATATCAGCTTTGTGCGTCAACTGTGGAGTCCGGCCTTGCGCGAGCAAATCGACCGCGAGCTGGAGCAGTTGATGGAGGAGCAGTCCGGGGAGTGCCAGCAAAGGAGGCTGCGCGATATCGAGCAGTTGCTCGAACAGCAATCGGCTCTCTTGTACCTGTACCATACGCGGCAGCATTCGGTCTACAACTCGGCGCTTGCCGGAGTCTCGCTGAATGCGCTCGGACAGGCCAACTACAAAGACATCTGGTTCAAACAGGAGCATGCTGCCGGTACAGATTGA
- a CDS encoding metal-dependent hydrolase, giving the protein MKQQMTWKTHMLLGAIAGYWAYPSWEGSVIGATMALVPDIDQARSKLGHLFGPFSKMLQRGLGHRTITHSWVILLLPALFWGDTPAGWAALWGVLSHLVSDMLVGRIQLFWPLRTGWIGLRLSKTLYRTVDRLVFYAAIGFIIYMGYR; this is encoded by the coding sequence GTGAAACAGCAAATGACGTGGAAGACACACATGCTTCTGGGCGCAATCGCGGGCTACTGGGCGTACCCCTCCTGGGAGGGCAGCGTGATTGGAGCCACGATGGCGCTGGTGCCGGATATCGATCAGGCGCGAAGCAAGCTGGGGCATCTTTTCGGCCCTTTTTCGAAAATGCTGCAAAGAGGACTGGGCCACCGGACGATCACTCATTCCTGGGTCATCCTGCTGCTGCCGGCCCTTTTTTGGGGCGATACGCCAGCGGGCTGGGCTGCTCTCTGGGGGGTGCTGTCGCATCTGGTCAGCGATATGCTGGTGGGGCGTATTCAGCTTTTTTGGCCGCTGCGGACGGGGTGGATCGGCCTGCGGCTGTCGAAGACGCTCTATCGCACGGTAGACCGGCTCGTCTTTTACGCGGCGATCGGATTCATCATCTACATGGGATATCGGTAG